GTCGGGGGCCGGATCGCCGCCGTCGACGTGGCCGAGGACGAACTTCAGGCCTGGATCGGACCCGATACCACCGTGCTGTCGGCCGGTGACGGTTGCGTGCTACCCGGTTTCATCGAGGCACATGGCCATCCGCTGATGGAGGCGGTGGCGTTGTCCGAGCGGATGGTCGACATCCGGCCGGTGACGCTGCCCACCGCCGAGGAGGTGGTGGCCGCGGTGCACGCCGAGGTCGCCCGCCGCGGCGCCGACGGTGCATATTTGAACGGCTGGGATGCCTTGTTGCAGAAGGGTTTACCAGATCCGACCCTGCGGTGGTTGGACAGTGTCGCCGACACCCCGCTGGTGATCATGCACAACTCGGGCCACAAGGCGTTCTTCAACAGCGCGGCGGCCCGCATGGTCGGGATCACCAAGGACACCCCCGATCCCAAGGGGGCTCGCTACGGCCGCGGTGCCGATGGTGAACTCGACGGCACCGCCGAGGAGTCCGCCGCGGTGTTCCCGCTGATCGGCGGTGCCATCGCGGTGGCCGACTACCCGGCGATGCTGCTGGCCGAGTGCGATCGGCTGAACCGGGCGGGCCTGACCACCTGTTCGGAGATGGCCTTCGACCCGATGTTCCGGCCGGTGCTGGCGGCGATGCACGACCAGCTGACGGTCCGGCTGCGCACCTACGAGATGTCGACGGCGGATCTGCACACCGACGCCCAGCCGTTCGACGGGGACGATCTGGTGCGTCAGATCGGTATCAAGATCTGGGTCGACGGCTCACCGTGGGTCGGCAACATCGACCTGAGCTTTCCCTATCTGGACACCGAGGCCACCCGCACCATCGGCGTCGTCCCCGGCTCCTGCGGGCACGCGAACTACACCCGCGAGCAGCTGGCCGAGATCGTCGGGACGTTCTATCCGCAGGGCTGGCAGCTGGCCTGTCACGTGCACGGCGACAACGGCGTCGACACCATCCTGGACGTCTACGAAGAGGCGCTGCGCGCCCATCCGCGCGATGACCACCGCCTGCGCCTGGAACACGTCGGCGCCATCACCGACGAGCAACTGGCGCGCGCCCATGCGCTCGGAGTGACCTGCAGCCTGTTTGTCGACCATCTGCATTACTGGGGAGACGTCATCGTCGACGGGTTGTTCGGGCCCGAGCACGGTGAGCGGTGGATGCCGTGCGGTTCGGCGGTGGCCACCGGCATGCGCATCTCCCTGCACAACGACCCGCCCGTCACGCCCGAGGAGCCGCTACGCAATATCAGCGTGGCCATGACGCGCACGGCGCCGAGCGGACGGGTGCTCGCACCCCAGGAGTGCCTCACACTCGACCAGGCCATCCGCGCCCAGACCCTCGATGCCGCCTATCAGCTGTTCGACGATGAGCGGATCGGCTCGATCGAGGTCGGCAAGTACGCCGATCTCGTTGTGCTGTCGGCAGATCCGCGTGCTGTCGCGCCGGAGGCGGTGGCCGATCTGCAGGTCAGGGCCACCTACCTGGCGGGCAGGCAGGTCCACCCGAAACCCGAATGAGCCCGCACGCTGACCGCCGCTAGCATGGGTGCCCTGCTGGTGACCTTGGGAGGATCGCGATCGCACCACCGTTCGAGTGCCCGCCGCTGGATGATCTGCTGGAGCGTCTGCACGTCGTCTCCCTGCCGATGCGGGTCCGGTTCCGCGGCATCACCGTCCGTGAGGTCGCGCTGATCGAAGGGCCGTCCGGCTGGGGCGAGTTCGGCGCTTTCACCGAATACGAACCGACCGAGGCCGCGCACTGGCTGTCTTCGGCAGTCGAGGCCGCCTACCGACCCGCACCCGTCCCGCATCGTGACCGCATTCCCGTCAATGCGACCGTGCCTGCGGTGGCGCCGGAACAGGTGCCCGAGGTGCTGGCGCGATTCCCCGGTGCCCGGACGGCCAAGGTGAAGGTCGCCGAACCCGGACAGTGTCTGGCCGATGATGTCGCCAGGGTCGAGGCCGTGCGGGCGCTCGTGCCCACCGTGCGTGTCGACGCCAACGGCGGCTGGAGTGTGGCCGAGGCGGTGGAGGCGGCCGGTGCGCTCGGCGAGCTCGAATACCTCGAGCAACCGTGCGCCGCCGCCGAGGAGCTCGCCGAGGTGCGCCGCCGGATCGACACCCCGGTCGCGGCCGACGAATCGATCCGCAAGGTCGTCGACCCGTTCCGGGTGGTGGCGCTGGGCGCTGCCGATATCGCGGTGGTCAAGGTCGCTCCGCTGGGCGGTGTGCAGCGGCTGCTGGTGATCGCCGCACGGATAGGCATCCCGGTGGTGGTATCCAGTGCGCTGGACAGCGCAGTGGGCATGTCCCGCGGGTTGCTGGCTGCCGGGTGCCTCCCGGAGCTGCCGTACGCCTGCGGGCTGGGAACCGGGGGACTGTTCGTGGAGGACATCGTGGACCCGGTGGCGCCGGTCGACGGCTTTCTCCCGGTCGGTCCCGTGGTCCCGGATCGCGCGCGGTTGACCACGCTGGCCGCACCGCCGGACCGCCGCCAGTGGTGGATCGAACGGGTGCGGCGCTGTCACGCGCTGCTGTGACCGGCCACCGCTGTGACCAATCGAGATGCCCCTGCGGACGTAGTATCACCGGTAGTACTACCGCGGCGGTAGTACCACCGGCGGTACTACATATGCAGACCCATCATTGGGTCAGAAGCCGCGGAAATCGGTGCGGCCGACCAGCTTCTGCACCACCCACTGGTTCAGCGACATCCGTTGTTCGGTCGCCTCGACGGCGAGCAGGGCGTGCAATTCCGGAGAGACGCGGAGCACGAACCGCCCGCTGTATTCGCGGTCGGTGAGCGACTCCGGGGCGGTCCAGCCGTCGGCCGTCGCGGCGGCGACATCCTCTCTGACGATCTTCTCGATCGCGGCGATGGCTTCGCCCGCCGTTCCCCGGTGTTGCCGCAGCCCGGGGAACTCCAGACAGGTCCCGACATAGGACCCCGCGGCGGGCGACCACATCGCCCGGTACGTGTATTCCGTCATGCCGGCAGCATGGCCCCGCCATCCGACATGTCCTGATCTGTGGGATGCGTGGCGTAGACGACATGGGGTCGGGCCGGTGACGATGGGGGCGTGACGCGATCGGTGGTGATCCTCGGGTTCGACGGTGTGCAGGCTCTGGACATCGCCGGCCCGTTCGACGTCTTCACCGGAGCCAATATGCAGCTGGGTGCGATGGGCCGGCCTGACCGCTACGACGTCCGGTTGGTATCACTGGACGGGTTGCCGGTCCGCACCATGACGGGCCTGGAGTTCGCGGCGGCGGCGCTGCCCGACACCGCGTCCATCGACACCTTGATCGTGCCCGGTGGCTTCGGGACCGAGACGGTGCGCAAGGACCCCGCCACCGTGCGGTGGATCCGCACCGTGGCCGAGACCGCGCGCCGCGTCGTCACGGTGTGCTCGGGTGCCTTTCTCGCCGCCGAGGCGGGCCTGCTCGACGGATGCCGGGCCACCACCCATTGGGCGGCCGCCGGCCACCTTGCCGACCAGTACCCCGGCGTGACCGTCGACCCCGAGCCCATCTTCGTCAGGAGCTCGGAGCAGGTGTGGACCGCCGCGGGTGTCACCGCGGGCATCGACCTGGCCCTGCATCTGGTCGAGGACGACCTCGGCACCGATGTCGCGCAGACGGTGGCCCGCTGGCTGGTGCTCTATCTGCGTCGCCCCGGCGGGCAGACCCAGTTCGCGGCACCGGTGTGGGCGCCGCGGGCCAAACGCGAACCGATCCGTGAGGTGCAGGAGTTCATCGAGGCCGAACCGGGCGCCGTGCTCAGCATCGGTGAACTTGCGCGGCGGGCGGCCATGAGCCCGCGGCACTTCACCAGGGTGTTCACCGAGGAGGTGGGGGAGGCGCCGGGCAGTTATGTCGAACGCATCCGCACCGAGGCGGCCCGCCGCCAACTCGAGGAGACCGACGACACCGTCACGGTCATCGCCGCCCGGTGCGGTTTCGGCAGCGCTGAAACCCTGCGCCGCAATTTCGTTCGACGTCTTGGCATTTCGCCCGACCAATACCGCAAGTCATTCGCCTAGGAGGCAAACATGCAGATCGCCATCGTGCTCTACCCCGGATTCACCGCGCTGGATTTCATCGGTCCGTACGAGGTGCTGCGCTGGCTGCCCGACGCCGAGGTGCGCTTCGTCTGGCATGAAGCAGGGCCCATCGCCGCCGATTCCGGCGTCCTCGTCATCGGCGCCACCCACTCCTTCGACGAGACACCCAGACCGGACATCGTGCTCGTCCCCGGCGGATTCACCACGATGGAACATGCCCGCGACGAGCGGGTCCTCGACTGGCTGCGCCGCGCCCACCAGAACACCACCTGGACCTCCTCGGTGTGCTCCGGTTCGGTGCTGCTGGCCGCAGCCGGCTTGCTCGACGGCAAACGTGCCACCTCGCACTGGGCCGCCGTGCAGTCGCTGCGCGCGTTCGGCGTGACGCCGGTGGGCGATGAGCGCATCGTTCGGTCCGATCAGCGCATCGTCACGTGCGCCGGGGTGTCGGCGGGTATCGACCTCGGGTTGTGGCTGGCAGGCGAGATCGGCGGAGAAGCCAAGGCCAAGGCCATCCAGCTGTCCATGGAGTACGACCCACAGCCGCCGTTCGACTCCGGGCACATGTCGAAGGCGTCGACCGCCACCAAGGCCGCGGCCACGGCGCTGATGGCCCGCGAACTTGCCAGCCCACCTGCACTGAAGGCGACCGTGGGCCTGCTGTGGGATCACGCAATCAGGAGAGCTCGCAGCCGCAAGTAGGCTCGAGCAAATGAATCTGGCATACGTCGACAAGGGCGGCACCGGCGAACCGGTGCTTTTCATCGCTGGCCGGGGCGGGGCCGGACGCACCTGGCACCTTCATCAGGTCCCGGCGTTCCAGCGGGCCGGCTACCGCGTCATCACCTTCGACAACCGCGGTGTCGGTGCCACCGAGAACGCCAGCGGATTCACCACCGAACAGGTGGTCGCCGACACCGCCAACCTCATCACCAAGGTCGTCGGCGGCCCGGTGCGGGTGGTCGGCGTCTCGATGGGCTCGTTCATCGCCCAGGAGCTGATGGTCTCGCGCCCCGAGCTGGTCAGCCAGGCAGTACTGATGGCCACCCGCGGCCGTCACGACAAGGCGCGCGAGTTCTTCAACAAGGCCGAACGTGATTTCCATGAGGCGGGGATCACCCTGCCGCCCAGCTATGACGCGAAGATCCGGCTGATGGAGAACTTCTCGCCCAAGACCCTCAACGATGACCGGGCCGTCCTGGACTGGGCCGAGATGTTCACCATGTGGCCCACCAAGTACACCCCGGGACTGAAGAGCCAGCTGGCCATCGCGCCCGAGGGCAACCGGCTGCCCGCCTACCAGCACATCAAGGTTCCGGTGCTGGTGATCGGTTTCGGCGATGACGTGCTGATGGCCCCGCACCTGAGCCGTGAGGTCGCCGACGCCATCCCGGGCGGGCGGTACCTGGAGATCCCCGACGCCGGGCATCTGGGCTTCATCGAGCATCCGGAGACCGTCAACGAGGCGATCCTGGAATTCTTCGCCGAAGCCAAGACTTAGGCTGATCGAGTGAATGCCTCGACGATCCAGGCGCGCATCGTCGTCGACGAACTGATCCGCGGCGGTGTCCGCGATGTGGTGCTGTGCCCCGGATCACGCAACGCCCCGCTGGCGTTCGCGCTGCACGATGCCGACCGGGCCGGCCGGGTCCGGCTGCACGTGCGCATCGACGAACGCACCGCGGGCTTCCTGGCGATCGGATTGGCGATCTCCGGGCAGGCGCCGGTGCCCATCGCGATGACCTCGGGCACCGCGGTGGCCAACCTCGGCCCGGCGGTGGTCGAGGCCAACTATGCGCGCGTGCCGCTGATCGTGCTGAGCGCCAACCGGCCCTACGAACTGCTCGGCACCGGGGCCAATCAGACGATGGAGCAACTCGGCTACTTCGGATCCCAGGTGCGCTCCAGCATCAGCCTCGGACTCGCCGAGGGGCCCGGTGGCGACTCCGGTGATATGGCCGCGCTGAACGCCCAGTGGCGCTCGGCGACCTGTCGAGTGCTGGTGGCGGCCAAGGGTTCTCGCAGCGCGAACGCCGGACCGGTGCAGTTCGACATCCCGCTGCGCGAACCGTTGGTGCCCGATCTAGACGATGCCACGCCGACCCCGGCGGGTAGGCCCGACGGCCGCTCCTGGACGCACACCCCGCCGGTCACCTTCGACCAGCCCCTGGATATCGATCTGAGTGCGGACACCGTGGTGATCGCAGGCCATGGCGCCGGGGTGCACCCGAACCTGGCGGGACTGCCCACCGTCGCCGAACCGACGGCACCGGCGGCGGCCAACCCGCTGCACCCGCTGGCGCTGCCCCTGTTGCGACCCGCCCAGGTCATAATGCTGGGCCGGCCCACCCTGCACCGCACCGTGTCGGCACTGCTGGCCGATCCGGCGGTGCCGGTGTACGCGCTCACCACCGGACCGCGCTGGCCCGACGTCTCCGGCAACTCGCAGGCCACCGGCACGCGTGCGGTCACCACCGGCGCGCCGGACTCGCTGTGGCTGCAGCGCGCCGAGGACCTGCACCGTCGGACGTTGGATGCGGTGCGCGCCCAACTGGCACAGCATCCGCACACCACCGGTCTGCACGTGGCGGCGGCGGTGACGGCCGGTCTGCGAGATGGTGACCAGCTGGTGCTCGGCGCATCCAACCCGGTCCGCGATATCGCGCTGGCCGGATTCAACCAGCCCGGGGTCAAGGTGCGCTCCAATCGCGGCGTTGCCGGCATCGACGGCACCATCTCCACGGCCATCGGGGCGGCGCTGGCACATGAGCGCAGTGGCAGCGGGACCACCCCGTTGAAGACCGTCGCCCTGGTGGGCGACCTGACCTTCGTCCACGACAGCTCCGGCCTGCTGATCGGGCCCACCGAACCGGTCCCGCGCAACCTCACCATCGTGGTCTCCAACGACAACGGCGGCGGCATCTTCGAACTGCTCGAGCAGGGCGACCCACGGTTCTCCGATGTGTCCTCCCGCGTCTTCGGGACCCCGCACGATGTCGACATCGCGGCGCTGTGCCAGGCCTATCACGTGCCCAACCGACAGGTCGACGTCGATTCCCTGACCGAGGTGCTGGCCGAACCGGTCGAGGGAATGCGGGTATTGGAGGTCAAGGCGGACCGGACCTCACTGCGCGCCCTGCATGCCTCCATCCGGGCGGCGCTGCAGTGACGTTGCGCACGGTGCTGGCCGAGCTGTGGCGGCGGATGCCGCGAATGTTCGGCGACGGCACCGAGACTCGCCGACAGCGCGTCATTCGTAGGGTCCGGGTCGGCATCGTCCTTGCGGCCTGTGTGGTGACGTTCCAGTCGGTGCTGCTGGTCCTCGGTGCCTGGGAGAACGATCGGCGCATCGAGAGCGATATGGGGGTCGCCGCCGCCGAGGTGCTCGACGCGGGACCGCGCCGCTCGACCATCGAGTTCGTCACCCCGGACCGTGTCACCTATCGGCCGGAACTGGGCGTGCTCTATCCCTCCGAGCTGGACACCGGGATGCGCATCTACGTCGAATACGACCGCAGCGACCCCGATCTGGTGCGCGTGCAGGATCGCAACGCCGCGCTGGCGATCATCCCGGCGGCTTCGATCGCGGTGCTGGGCTGGCTGATCGCCGGGGCCGCATTACTGGTCGTTGCCGTCATCGCACGCCGGGTCGAGGACGACGAGCCCGCCGGCGAGCAGGCCGCTGATCAGGCTGAGGACATCAGCTTGTCGAGCCAATCCGCATCGTAGATATCGACGGTCTCGTCGGTGTTCAGGTTGTACACCGTCGGGGTGCCGGTATACATCGGGTCGACGAGATAGAGCAGATCGTAGTTGGCGGCGTCCATCTCGACGGCATCCACCGCGGTCTCCCCGCGCGCAATGCGCCCCACCACATCCTCGGGTAGCCCGGCGGCACCGGCCTTTTCGGCAATTTCGTCATCGTCGGGGCCGCGGCCGGAGGGGTCCTGATCGGCCCACAACGCCTCCACGAACCGCTGGAACGCCACCGCGGGGGAGTCGGTCCCCGAGGCCGCCACGAACAGCGCATTGCTGACCCGGGCGGAATAACCGAGATCGCCGGTGTCCAAGAAGGTCATCGGACGGTAGGTGACGGCCAGCTGGCCGAGGCCGATGTAATGGCGCAATCCCTCACCGACATCGCGCTGCAGGTCCGCGCAGTGTGAGCATTGCGGTTCGGCGAAGATCTCGATCTGCACCGGGGCGTCGGCAAATCCGGCGGTCAGGCCGTACCCGTCCTCGCTCACCTGGGTCAACGGTGCGTCGGGGTCGGGCAGGGCGCTGCCCTGGATCTGTTTGGTGCACCCCACACCGGCCAACAGCGTCAATCCGGTGAGCACGGCCATCATTCGACGCACGTCGACCACCGTACCGCTGTCGTGGTGTTCGCATGCCGGACGCCCGCGCGCAACCGTGTGGTCAACCGTTGCTGCGACAGTCAGGGCGTGCGCGTTGCGATCGTTGCCGAATCCTTCCTCCCGAATGTCAACGGCGTCACCAACTCGGTGCTTCGGGTGATCGAGCATCTCCGCCGCACCGGACACGAGGTGCTGGTCATCGCGCCGGATTCGCCGCGTGGGCAGCCGCCGGCGGACCGGGTGCACGATGGCGTGCGGGTGCACCGGGTGCCCTCGCACATGTTCCCGAAGGTCACCTCGCTCCCGTTGGGTGTGCCGCGCCCCCGGATCGTCGGTGTGCTGCGCGGCTTCGACCCCGATATCGTCCATCTCGCCTCGCCGGCGTTGCTCGGCTGGGGTGGTGTGCACGCGGCACGCCATCTCGGCGTGCCCACGGTCGCGGTGTTCCAGACCGATGTCGCCGGTTTCGCCGAGAGCTACGGGGTCGGCGTGCTGTCGCGGGCATCATGGGCGTGGACCCGCAGACTGCACAGTAAGGCCGACCGGACCTTGGCCCCGTCCACCTCGGCGATGGAAAACCTTGCCGCCCATGGTGTCCCGCGGCTGCACAAGTGGGGGCGCGGGGTGGACATCGGCGGTTTCGTGCCGTCGGCGCGTGATGACGCATTGCGTCGGCGCTGGTCGCCTTCGGGTAAGCCGGTGGTCGGTTTCGTCGGCAGGCTCGCTCCGGAGAAACATGTCGAGCGGCTGGCGGTGCTGACCGCCCGCGATGACCTGCAGGTGGTCGTCGTCGGCGACGGTGTGGACCGGACCAAGCTCCAATCACTGATGCCGACGGCGGTGTTCACCGGTGAGTTGCGCGGAGCAGCGCTGGCCGCCGCGTACGCCAGCATGGACGTGTTCGTCCACCCCGGTGAGCACGAGACGTTCTGCCAAGCGGTCCAGGAGGCCATGGCATCCGGTTTGCCGGTGGTGGCGCCCAATGCCGGCGGTCCGCGCGATCTGGTCGTCCCGATGCACACCGGGCTGCTGCTCGACGTCGACGATTTCACGACCCGACTCGGCGATGCAGTCGACCATCTGGTCGCCGACCGGCCCCGCTACTCGGCAGCGGCCCGGCGCAGCGTGCTGGCCCGCACCTGGCCCGCGGTCTGCGATGAGCTGCTCGGGCACTACGAAGAGGTCATCGGAACCCGGCGCAGCCGGGCGGCGTGAGCCCGGTGGCCGCGGTGATGCCGGGTGGTCACGCGATCCGCCTTTGAGCCTCGTCGAACAGATGTGCATGATCTTGTCGAATGTCGATGGTGACGGAGTCGCCCGGTGCGGGGGGCCTGCGCCATCCCGCCACCGCGGCGGCCTCGACGACGGCGGTCAATCGGTGTCCGCCGACGCGGACGATCAGTGCGTAGCGCGGGCCGAGCAACTCGACCAGCTCGACAACGCCGTCGCCGGCATCGAGCGGTGTCACGATCAGGTCTTCCGGACGCACGCCGAGTGTGACCTCGCCGTGCGAGCCCGCGAGGGCGAACCGTATACCGTCGGCCGTGAAGATCCCGCCGCGTAGCGTGTCCCTCAGGAGGTTCGCACTCGCTCAACCTTCCAACTCATCGAAGCCGCACCGGACCTGCAGGCGAAGGCAGTTCCCGACGTTGACCTTGCGATCCTCAACGGCAACTACTTCCTCGACGCCGGTTACACCCTCAAGGACGCCCTCATCGTGGAATCGTTGGAGGGCAACCAGTACGCCAACTTCCTTGTCAGCCGCGACGATAACCAGAGTAATCCAGACATCGTGAAGCTCAACGAATTGCTGCACAGCGAGCAGACGAAGCAGTTCATCGAGCAGAAGTGGCCGGGTGGCGACGTGTCACCGGCGTTCTAGCCGACGCGATCGTCACTGCTGGGATGGGTGACGGAATCGCGATGAGTTGAAGTCTTTTCTCCTTGGGCCGGTCGGTCCAAGATCGCAGTGCTACCCACTCGCCGATGCCGAAAGCCGACACCACCAATGACGGAGACCGACGTCCTGGTCATCGGGGGCGGTCCGGCGGGTACCTGGGCGGCGATCCGTGCGGCGGAAGCCGGTGTCGATGTCGTGCTGGCGGACAAGGGATATACCGGCACCAGCGGTGCGACCGCATCGGCGGGCACCGGTGTGTGGTTCGTCCCGGAAGAGCGACGTGACGACGCGATCGCCGCGAGGGAGAAGATCGGCGCCGGGCTCACCGAGCGTTCCTGGATGGCTCGGGTGCTCGACGAGACGTTCACCCGAATGCACGAGATCGCCCGGGTCCAGCGCTATCCGTTCCCGATCGGACCCGATGGCAACCCCATCATGGATGATCTGCAGGGACCTGAGTACATGCGCAGACAGCGGTTGCGGCTGCAACGGCTGGGAGTGCGCATTCTGGATCACACGCCGGCGCTACACCTGTTGAGCGATGACGACGGTGCGGTCTCCGGCGCCGTTGCGGTGGATCGGCGTACCGGCGCGGAGGTCCGCATCTCTGCGGGTGCTGTCGTGCTGGCAACCGGGGGATGTGCCTTCCAGTCCAAAACCCTTGGCTGCGATGTCGATACGGGCGATGGCGCGTTGATGGCGGTCGAGGCCGGAGCAGTACTGTCTGGGATGGAATTCTCCAACGCGTATGCGATCGCGCCAAGGGGAACCGGTGTCACCAAGAATGCGTTCTACAACTGGGCTACCTTCTATCGTGCGGACGGGTCCGTGCTCGATGTGCCGCGCTCCAAGGACCGCACCTTGATGGCGACGACCATGTTGGCCGAGCCGGTGCTGGCCTGCATCGACCGCGCCACGGTGGCCGAACAGGCGATGATGCGCACCGCCCAACCCAACTTCTTTCTCACGTTCGATCGGCTGGGTATCGATCCGTTCAGTGAGCGGTTCGAGATCACACTCGTGACGGAGGGAACCATCCGCGGCACCGGTGGGATCCGTATCGCCCAAACTGACTGTGCCACCGATGTTCCGGGACTCTTCGCCGCGGGCGACGCGGCTACCCGTGAACTCATCGCCGGTGCCTGGACCGGCGGGGGCAGCCACAACGCTGCATGGGCGGCGTGCTCGGGTGGTTGGGCCGGCCAGGGTGCGGCGGCCTTTGCCCGGCAGCGGCGCCGGCCCGCGGGTCTTCTGCTGCAGCTCGGCCGCCCGGGGGCCGTCCGATATCGCGATCTGGTAGCGGCGGTGCGTGATCGTGTACTGCCCTATGAAATCAACTGTTTGCGGCACGCCGATCGGCTGGTGCCCGCGCTGGACTCACTTGATGACATGTGGGCCAACATGCCTGTCGACCCGAACATCACCGGTGAGGACCGATTGCGGGCTCGCGAGGCCACGGCCATGCTGGCACACGCCCGGTGGATGTACTACGCCGCGTTACAGCGCACCGAAAGTAGGGGTATGCACCGGCGATTCGATCTGACCGAACTCGATCCGGCTCAGGAGTACCGGCTGCTGACCGGCGGACTGGACACACTATGGTCTCGTCCCGAACCAGATTGGCTCATCGCCACCGGACGTGCCGCGTGATCGAGATCATCGTCGGAGAGCGGTGCATAGCTTGCGACAAGTGCATCGACGTCTGCCCGACGCGAGTGTTCGACCGCGGTGCCGACGGCATCCCGGTGATCGCCCGGCATGACAGCTGTCAGACCTGTTTCCAGTGCGAGGCGTACTGCCCGACCGATGCCCTGTTCGTCGCGCCGACACTGGCGCCGCTGCCGGATGGGGCACCGCTGCGCGATCTCACCCATGTCCTCGACGCGGATCTGTTGGGCTCCTACCGACGGTCCCTGGGCTGGGGTAAGGGCCGGACGTTGGGCGCCCGCACGGCCATTCAGCCCGAGACGCCATGAATCAGGGCTGCGGGTCGGCAGCATCGTAACGGGCGAAACCCGGCACCCGGCGCGCCAGCAACCAAACGACGACCAGCATGACGGCGCCACCGGCCACCAGCGGGCTCCAGATCGCCAACACGCTGGCCACGGCACCGGTCACTACGTCGCCGACGCGTGGTCCGCCGGTCACGATGATGCTGAAGATGGACTGCACCCGCCCGCGTAACTGGTCGGGAACGGCGGCCTGAAGGATGGCGCCGCGGAAGATGGCCGACACGCCATCAGCGGCGCCGCCGACGGCCAACACGGCCGTCAGGGCCGCAATACCAAGACGATTGACCTCGACATCGCGATGCCAGACCGTCGCGACCATCAGTATCGTTCCGGACGCCAGAATGGCACCGGCATAGATGTAGGTGACCACCAAGATCGCCAGCCCCTGCCGACGCACAGCGCCCGTCCACCCGGAGAACAACGAGCTGAGCATGGCGCCCGCCGCCGAGGCAGCGGACAGCACACCGACCGTCGTGACGCCGCCACCGAGGGTCACCGCACCCAGAGCGGGGAACAGCACCCGCGGTTGGGCCAGCGTCATCGCGACCAGATCGATGGTGAGGGCGTACCGAATATTGCCGGCGCGGCGCAGATAGCCCAAGCCCTCCCGGACGGCCCGCCACACGCCGGTCTGTGGATCGGACATCGGTCGCAGCGTAGGTAGCGACCACACCCCGAGGAAGGCCGCGGTGTGCAACAGCACGTCGAGCCCATAGGCCACGTGAAACCCGCCCGCGCCCACCGCTGCCGCGCCGAGGAGTGGTCCCACCGTGGCCATCAAACCCATGTTGATGCCGTTGAGCGCCGCCGCGGCAG
This DNA window, taken from Mycolicibacterium neoaurum, encodes the following:
- a CDS encoding amidohydrolase, yielding MSGPDTPADLVITGTILTVDDARPEAHNLTVVGGRIAAVDVAEDELQAWIGPDTTVLSAGDGCVLPGFIEAHGHPLMEAVALSERMVDIRPVTLPTAEEVVAAVHAEVARRGADGAYLNGWDALLQKGLPDPTLRWLDSVADTPLVIMHNSGHKAFFNSAAARMVGITKDTPDPKGARYGRGADGELDGTAEESAAVFPLIGGAIAVADYPAMLLAECDRLNRAGLTTCSEMAFDPMFRPVLAAMHDQLTVRLRTYEMSTADLHTDAQPFDGDDLVRQIGIKIWVDGSPWVGNIDLSFPYLDTEATRTIGVVPGSCGHANYTREQLAEIVGTFYPQGWQLACHVHGDNGVDTILDVYEEALRAHPRDDHRLRLEHVGAITDEQLARAHALGVTCSLFVDHLHYWGDVIVDGLFGPEHGERWMPCGSAVATGMRISLHNDPPVTPEEPLRNISVAMTRTAPSGRVLAPQECLTLDQAIRAQTLDAAYQLFDDERIGSIEVGKYADLVVLSADPRAVAPEAVADLQVRATYLAGRQVHPKPE
- a CDS encoding o-succinylbenzoate synthase — protein: MAPPFECPPLDDLLERLHVVSLPMRVRFRGITVREVALIEGPSGWGEFGAFTEYEPTEAAHWLSSAVEAAYRPAPVPHRDRIPVNATVPAVAPEQVPEVLARFPGARTAKVKVAEPGQCLADDVARVEAVRALVPTVRVDANGGWSVAEAVEAAGALGELEYLEQPCAAAEELAEVRRRIDTPVAADESIRKVVDPFRVVALGAADIAVVKVAPLGGVQRLLVIAARIGIPVVVSSALDSAVGMSRGLLAAGCLPELPYACGLGTGGLFVEDIVDPVAPVDGFLPVGPVVPDRARLTTLAAPPDRRQWWIERVRRCHALL
- a CDS encoding type II toxin-antitoxin system HicB family antitoxin, producing MTEYTYRAMWSPAAGSYVGTCLEFPGLRQHRGTAGEAIAAIEKIVREDVAAATADGWTAPESLTDREYSGRFVLRVSPELHALLAVEATEQRMSLNQWVVQKLVGRTDFRGF
- a CDS encoding GlxA family transcriptional regulator, producing the protein MTRSVVILGFDGVQALDIAGPFDVFTGANMQLGAMGRPDRYDVRLVSLDGLPVRTMTGLEFAAAALPDTASIDTLIVPGGFGTETVRKDPATVRWIRTVAETARRVVTVCSGAFLAAEAGLLDGCRATTHWAAAGHLADQYPGVTVDPEPIFVRSSEQVWTAAGVTAGIDLALHLVEDDLGTDVAQTVARWLVLYLRRPGGQTQFAAPVWAPRAKREPIREVQEFIEAEPGAVLSIGELARRAAMSPRHFTRVFTEEVGEAPGSYVERIRTEAARRQLEETDDTVTVIAARCGFGSAETLRRNFVRRLGISPDQYRKSFA
- a CDS encoding DJ-1/PfpI family protein yields the protein MQIAIVLYPGFTALDFIGPYEVLRWLPDAEVRFVWHEAGPIAADSGVLVIGATHSFDETPRPDIVLVPGGFTTMEHARDERVLDWLRRAHQNTTWTSSVCSGSVLLAAAGLLDGKRATSHWAAVQSLRAFGVTPVGDERIVRSDQRIVTCAGVSAGIDLGLWLAGEIGGEAKAKAIQLSMEYDPQPPFDSGHMSKASTATKAAATALMARELASPPALKATVGLLWDHAIRRARSRK
- a CDS encoding alpha/beta hydrolase, with translation MNLAYVDKGGTGEPVLFIAGRGGAGRTWHLHQVPAFQRAGYRVITFDNRGVGATENASGFTTEQVVADTANLITKVVGGPVRVVGVSMGSFIAQELMVSRPELVSQAVLMATRGRHDKAREFFNKAERDFHEAGITLPPSYDAKIRLMENFSPKTLNDDRAVLDWAEMFTMWPTKYTPGLKSQLAIAPEGNRLPAYQHIKVPVLVIGFGDDVLMAPHLSREVADAIPGGRYLEIPDAGHLGFIEHPETVNEAILEFFAEAKT
- the menD gene encoding 2-succinyl-5-enolpyruvyl-6-hydroxy-3-cyclohexene-1-carboxylic-acid synthase gives rise to the protein MNASTIQARIVVDELIRGGVRDVVLCPGSRNAPLAFALHDADRAGRVRLHVRIDERTAGFLAIGLAISGQAPVPIAMTSGTAVANLGPAVVEANYARVPLIVLSANRPYELLGTGANQTMEQLGYFGSQVRSSISLGLAEGPGGDSGDMAALNAQWRSATCRVLVAAKGSRSANAGPVQFDIPLREPLVPDLDDATPTPAGRPDGRSWTHTPPVTFDQPLDIDLSADTVVIAGHGAGVHPNLAGLPTVAEPTAPAAANPLHPLALPLLRPAQVIMLGRPTLHRTVSALLADPAVPVYALTTGPRWPDVSGNSQATGTRAVTTGAPDSLWLQRAEDLHRRTLDAVRAQLAQHPHTTGLHVAAAVTAGLRDGDQLVLGASNPVRDIALAGFNQPGVKVRSNRGVAGIDGTISTAIGAALAHERSGSGTTPLKTVALVGDLTFVHDSSGLLIGPTEPVPRNLTIVVSNDNGGGIFELLEQGDPRFSDVSSRVFGTPHDVDIAALCQAYHVPNRQVDVDSLTEVLAEPVEGMRVLEVKADRTSLRALHASIRAALQ